A region of Haliotis asinina isolate JCU_RB_2024 chromosome 9, JCU_Hal_asi_v2, whole genome shotgun sequence DNA encodes the following proteins:
- the LOC137295708 gene encoding uncharacterized protein, with product MFTRLHSQAREDMIRYHVTPAASLWPSLDEESDCRSLASSPSPSPDPLSVFTPFWARPDHGETLPAPVTITYVDYYPVSSDDDSDYWVYEDEDDDSFVEDIHPVRRALRRVAAFFRRVFS from the exons atgtttacaaggctgcatagTCAAG cacgggaagacatgatccggtatcatgtcactcctgctgctagtctatggccgtcgctggatgaggaatccgactgt CGTTCCCTGGCTTCGTCcccgagtccctctcccgatcccctgagtgttttcaccccgttctgggcccgccctgaccacggcgagacgctccctgccccagtcaccatcacctatgtCGACTATTACCCTGTctcaagtgacgacgacagtgactactgggtctatgaggacgaggacgacgacagcttcgtggaggatattcatcccgtgaggagggcgttgaggagagtggctgccttcttcaggagagtattctcgtag